The proteins below come from a single Sphingomonas carotinifaciens genomic window:
- a CDS encoding fused MFS/spermidine synthase, producing the protein MTTAMSRPVHALFVATILAGSFLLFLVQPMVARMALPRLGGAPAVWNSAMLVYQALLLGGYAYAHGLARFRPRVQASIHLGLLAIAALWLPIGLVAGDPPADADPAVWVPWLLGLSIGPLFFAVSAQAPLIQRWFAAASGGRDPYALYAASNLGSFGGLIAYPLLVEPSLALKGQSLVWTIGYGALVLLVAACALRLPPRAVAEAQHAVTPPATPRRIAYWIALSLVPSGLMLATSTYITTDIVAMPLLWVLPLGLYLLSFTIAFAARRGAADMVTRIAPVTLLLFGGVIMAGYHQRPYFNAGIALLLLFMVSVALHTALFRARPAPDRLTGFYLAMSAGGALGGVFAGLLAPVLFDWTYEYPLLILAAGMLVPQQFLAVPIHRLWARHGRAMLIGLALILGVGINVAVLRADGLTGAANGIAFLMLATLGLLTIGARAGYVLLLASALVVFGGYRAIALSLDAGARTRSYFGVYTVNIRPDRRELDHGTTVHGVQLRGSPARERQPTTYYAPGSGVGQAMLLAPTLYGAGARIGVVGLGTGTLACYARTGQSWRFYEIDPAVIRIARDTGQFSYLSRCLPRPTILLGDARISLAQAAPDSLDLLALDAFSSDAIPMHLMTREAFETYARVLSDRGMLLVHISNRFLDLEPVVAAAAQSGGWHAMQLNYNPSTLDTDASASLWIALSRDRAVIDTLADRNPGWAPIANTGHVPVWTDDYSTILPLIRGF; encoded by the coding sequence ATGACCACCGCCATGTCGCGGCCGGTGCACGCGCTGTTCGTGGCGACGATCCTGGCGGGATCGTTCCTGCTGTTCCTGGTCCAGCCGATGGTGGCGCGCATGGCGCTGCCCCGGCTGGGCGGGGCACCCGCCGTATGGAACTCGGCGATGCTGGTCTATCAGGCGCTGTTGCTGGGCGGCTATGCCTATGCGCACGGGCTGGCGCGGTTCCGGCCGCGGGTGCAGGCGAGCATCCATCTGGGACTGCTGGCGATCGCGGCCTTGTGGCTGCCGATCGGGCTGGTCGCGGGCGATCCGCCGGCCGATGCCGATCCCGCCGTGTGGGTGCCGTGGCTGCTCGGCCTGTCGATCGGGCCGCTGTTCTTCGCCGTGTCGGCGCAGGCGCCGCTGATCCAGCGCTGGTTCGCCGCGGCGAGCGGCGGGCGGGACCCTTATGCGCTTTATGCCGCGTCCAATCTCGGCAGTTTCGGCGGGCTGATCGCCTATCCGCTGCTGGTGGAACCTTCGCTGGCGCTGAAGGGGCAGAGTCTGGTCTGGACGATCGGCTACGGCGCGCTGGTGCTGCTTGTCGCCGCCTGTGCGCTGCGCCTGCCGCCGCGCGCGGTGGCGGAGGCGCAACATGCGGTCACGCCGCCGGCCACGCCGCGCCGTATCGCCTACTGGATCGCGCTGTCGCTGGTCCCCTCGGGCCTGATGCTCGCGACCTCCACCTATATCACCACCGACATCGTCGCGATGCCGCTGTTGTGGGTGCTGCCATTGGGGCTCTACCTGCTCAGCTTCACCATCGCCTTCGCCGCGCGGCGCGGCGCGGCCGACATGGTCACGCGGATCGCGCCGGTGACGCTGCTGCTGTTCGGCGGCGTCATCATGGCGGGCTATCACCAGCGACCTTATTTCAACGCGGGCATCGCACTGCTGTTGCTGTTCATGGTGTCGGTGGCGCTGCACACCGCATTGTTCCGCGCGCGACCGGCGCCGGACCGGCTGACCGGATTCTATCTGGCGATGTCGGCGGGCGGGGCGCTGGGCGGGGTGTTCGCCGGGCTGCTGGCGCCCGTGCTGTTCGACTGGACCTATGAATATCCGCTGCTGATCCTGGCGGCGGGGATGCTGGTGCCGCAACAGTTCCTGGCGGTGCCGATCCACCGGCTATGGGCACGCCATGGCCGTGCCATGCTGATCGGGCTGGCTTTGATCCTGGGTGTCGGCATCAACGTGGCGGTGCTGCGTGCCGACGGGTTGACCGGGGCGGCGAACGGTATCGCCTTTCTGATGCTGGCAACGCTCGGGCTGCTGACGATCGGCGCGCGTGCGGGCTATGTCCTGCTGCTCGCCAGTGCGCTGGTCGTGTTCGGCGGTTACCGCGCCATCGCGCTCAGCCTGGATGCCGGCGCGCGGACGCGCAGCTATTTCGGCGTCTACACGGTCAATATCCGCCCCGACCGGCGCGAGCTGGATCACGGCACCACCGTGCACGGGGTGCAGCTTCGCGGATCGCCGGCGCGCGAGCGGCAGCCGACGACCTATTACGCGCCCGGCTCCGGCGTGGGGCAGGCGATGCTGCTGGCGCCGACCCTGTACGGCGCCGGCGCGCGTATAGGCGTGGTCGGGCTGGGGACGGGAACGCTCGCCTGTTACGCCCGGACGGGGCAGAGCTGGCGCTTCTACGAGATCGATCCCGCCGTCATCCGTATCGCGCGCGATACCGGGCAGTTCAGCTATCTGTCACGCTGCCTGCCGCGGCCGACGATCCTGCTGGGCGATGCGCGGATCAGCCTGGCGCAGGCCGCACCCGACAGCCTGGACCTGCTCGCGCTAGACGCCTTCTCGTCCGACGCCATTCCGATGCATCTGATGACGCGCGAGGCGTTCGAAACCTATGCGCGCGTCCTGTCCGACCGCGGCATGCTGCTCGTCCACATCTCCAACCGCTTTCTCGACCTCGAACCCGTGGTCGCTGCCGCCGCCCAGAGCGGGGGATGGCATGCCATGCAGTTGAACTACAATCCTTCCACGCTGGATACCGATGCATCGGCGTCCTTGTGGATCGCCCTGTCGCGGGACCGGGCGGTGATCGACACGCTGGCCGACCGCAATCCGGGCTGGGCGCCGATCGCGAACACCGGGCATGTGCCGGTGTGGACCGATGATTATTCGACCATCCTGCCGCTGATCCGGGGGTTCTAG
- a CDS encoding Gfo/Idh/MocA family protein, with the protein MNRPRIGFLGVGWIGRHRMQAMLETGLVEAAAIADPSADMIAEAAKLAPDARHVNGLEAMLATGVDGVVIATPSALHAEQSIAALNAGAAVFCQKPLGRDAAEAARVVEAARAADRLLSVDFSYRFTAGMQAIRALLAEGALGHVQAVDLVFHNAYGPDKPWFYDRAQSGGGCVMDLGVHLVDLALWALGFPEGDPAVTAQLFADGRLLPPAAEAVEDFATASIVLPTGTVVRLTCSWRLHAGRDAEISAAFYGTHGGAALRNVDGSFYDFVAERYRGTQRETLRQPPEEWGGRAGADWARRLAGGARFDPAAAQLVTVSRMLDRMYGR; encoded by the coding sequence ATGAACCGCCCGCGTATCGGCTTTCTGGGGGTCGGGTGGATCGGGCGGCACCGGATGCAGGCGATGCTGGAGACGGGGCTGGTGGAGGCGGCGGCGATCGCCGATCCCTCGGCGGACATGATCGCCGAGGCGGCGAAGCTGGCGCCGGACGCCAGGCACGTGAACGGGCTGGAGGCGATGCTGGCGACCGGCGTCGACGGCGTCGTCATCGCCACGCCCAGCGCGCTTCATGCCGAACAGTCGATCGCTGCGCTGAATGCCGGCGCGGCGGTGTTCTGCCAGAAGCCGCTCGGCCGCGATGCCGCCGAGGCGGCCCGCGTGGTGGAGGCCGCGCGCGCCGCCGACCGGCTGTTGTCGGTGGACTTTTCCTACCGCTTCACCGCCGGCATGCAGGCGATCCGCGCCCTGCTGGCGGAGGGCGCGCTCGGCCATGTCCAGGCAGTCGATCTCGTCTTTCACAACGCCTATGGCCCGGACAAGCCGTGGTTCTACGACCGTGCGCAATCGGGTGGCGGTTGCGTGATGGATCTGGGAGTGCATCTGGTCGATCTGGCGCTCTGGGCGCTGGGCTTTCCCGAGGGCGATCCCGCGGTCACCGCGCAACTGTTCGCTGACGGGCGCCTGCTTCCCCCCGCAGCGGAGGCCGTCGAAGACTTCGCCACCGCCAGCATCGTGCTGCCCACCGGCACCGTCGTGCGCCTCACCTGCTCCTGGCGGCTCCATGCCGGTCGCGATGCGGAGATCAGCGCCGCCTTCTACGGCACGCATGGCGGCGCGGCGCTGCGCAACGTCGATGGTTCCTTCTACGACTTCGTGGCGGAGCGCTATCGCGGCACCCAGCGCGAAACGCTCCGCCAGCCGCCGGAGGAATGGGGTGGCCGCGCCGGCGCCGACTGGGCACGGCGCCTCGCCGGCGGTGCACGCTTCGATCCCGCCGCCGCGCAACTGGTCACCGTGTCGCGCATGCTGGACCGGATGTACGGCCGGTAA
- a CDS encoding MDR/zinc-dependent alcohol dehydrogenase-like family protein encodes MSETMQAAILAAPERFEMVEVARPEPGPGEVRIRLEGCGVCASNVEPWAGQPWSSFPGEAGGMGHEGWGIVDAVGPGVSDVHPGDRVATLSCHSFAAYDIAAADALVVLPPALHRRPFPGEPLGCAMNIFRRSDIRPGHTVAIVGIGFLGAILTRLATDAGARVIAISRRDESLALARHYGAAETIPMHDHWAIIEEVKRLTGETLCDRVIEAVGKQWPLDLASAITGFGGKLIVAGYHQDGPRQVNMQDWNWKGIDVINAHERDPAVQMRGLREAVDAVASGRIDPAPLYTHRYPLTQLDEAIAATRDKPQGFVKALITFGDAA; translated from the coding sequence GTGAGCGAGACGATGCAGGCCGCGATACTGGCCGCACCCGAACGGTTCGAGATGGTGGAGGTGGCCCGCCCCGAACCCGGACCCGGCGAGGTGCGCATCCGGCTGGAGGGCTGCGGCGTCTGCGCCTCGAACGTCGAGCCATGGGCCGGACAGCCCTGGTCCAGCTTCCCCGGCGAGGCGGGCGGCATGGGGCATGAGGGCTGGGGCATCGTCGACGCGGTCGGCCCGGGCGTGTCGGACGTGCACCCCGGCGACCGCGTCGCCACCTTGTCCTGCCACAGCTTCGCCGCCTACGACATCGCCGCCGCCGACGCGCTCGTCGTCCTGCCCCCCGCCCTCCACCGCCGCCCCTTCCCCGGCGAGCCCCTCGGCTGCGCGATGAACATCTTCCGCCGCTCCGACATCCGCCCCGGCCACACCGTCGCCATCGTCGGCATCGGCTTCCTCGGCGCGATACTCACCCGCCTCGCCACGGACGCCGGCGCCCGCGTCATCGCGATCTCGCGCCGCGACGAGTCGCTGGCGCTTGCCCGGCATTATGGCGCAGCGGAGACGATCCCGATGCACGACCACTGGGCGATCATCGAGGAGGTGAAGCGCCTGACCGGGGAGACGCTGTGCGACCGGGTGATCGAGGCGGTGGGCAAGCAGTGGCCGCTCGATCTCGCCAGCGCGATCACCGGCTTCGGCGGCAAGCTGATCGTCGCCGGCTATCATCAGGACGGGCCGCGCCAAGTGAACATGCAGGACTGGAACTGGAAAGGCATCGACGTCATCAACGCGCATGAACGCGATCCCGCGGTGCAGATGCGGGGCCTGCGCGAAGCGGTGGACGCGGTGGCGAGCGGCCGGATCGATCCCGCTCCGCTCTACACCCACCGCTATCCGCTCACGCAACTGGACGAGGCGATCGCCGCGACCCGCGACAAGCCGCAAGGGTTCGTCAAAGCATTGATAACGTTCGGAGACGCCGCATGA
- a CDS encoding Nramp family divalent metal transporter codes for MARNPLRVLGTGIITGAADDDPSAIGTYATAGARFGLGFLWIAPVLLPMMYVVVYVSAKLGRVYGKGLFAAVRDRFPRWVLYPLVACAFTGNVIEAAANLGGIGAALALLVPVPVPAIVVGAAAIIVAFQIFGSYDLLRTIFRWLALALFAYVAAAIMARPDWGAVLRATVMPRVTMDAEFLAMVVACIGTSLSAYIYTWQSNQEVEEQIAEGRTRWRQRFGASRGELERTRRDVIVGMLFSNVILYFIILSTGATLHPAGQTEIESAAQAASALEPLAGPAAKWLFAAGVVGVGFLAVPVMSTGAAYDLVQGVGREGHLNAKVGEAKLFYAVIVLVTIVAVALNFLGFNPMRALVWSGIVQGFSVPPLLCAMMIMTGDRRMMGARRNGWLTTMLGWITVLVTFAAAIALIVAWAS; via the coding sequence ATGGCGCGCAATCCCCTGCGCGTGCTTGGCACCGGCATCATCACCGGGGCGGCGGACGACGATCCTTCCGCGATCGGCACCTATGCCACCGCCGGCGCACGGTTCGGCCTGGGCTTTCTGTGGATCGCCCCCGTGCTGCTGCCGATGATGTATGTCGTCGTCTATGTCTCGGCCAAGCTGGGGCGCGTTTATGGCAAGGGACTGTTCGCCGCGGTGCGCGACCGGTTTCCGCGCTGGGTGCTGTATCCGCTCGTCGCCTGCGCCTTTACCGGCAATGTCATCGAGGCGGCGGCCAATCTGGGCGGGATCGGCGCGGCGCTGGCGCTGCTCGTCCCCGTGCCCGTTCCCGCCATCGTCGTGGGCGCGGCGGCGATCATCGTCGCCTTTCAGATCTTCGGCAGCTACGATCTGCTGCGCACCATCTTCCGCTGGCTGGCGCTTGCCCTGTTCGCCTATGTCGCGGCCGCGATCATGGCCCGGCCCGACTGGGGGGCGGTGCTGCGCGCGACGGTGATGCCACGGGTGACGATGGATGCCGAGTTCCTGGCGATGGTCGTCGCGTGCATCGGCACCTCCCTGTCCGCCTATATCTACACCTGGCAGTCCAATCAGGAGGTGGAGGAGCAGATCGCCGAGGGCAGAACGCGCTGGCGCCAGCGTTTCGGCGCCAGCCGCGGGGAGCTGGAGCGCACCCGCCGCGACGTCATCGTCGGCATGCTCTTCTCCAACGTCATCCTCTACTTCATCATCCTGTCGACCGGTGCGACGCTCCACCCCGCCGGCCAGACCGAGATCGAAAGCGCCGCACAGGCCGCCTCCGCGCTGGAGCCGCTGGCGGGTCCGGCTGCCAAATGGCTGTTCGCCGCCGGCGTGGTCGGCGTCGGTTTCCTCGCGGTGCCCGTCATGTCGACCGGCGCCGCCTATGATCTGGTACAGGGGGTCGGGCGCGAGGGGCATCTGAACGCAAAGGTCGGCGAGGCGAAGCTGTTCTACGCGGTGATCGTGCTGGTCACGATCGTCGCGGTGGCGCTCAACTTTCTCGGCTTCAATCCGATGCGGGCTTTGGTGTGGTCGGGGATCGTGCAGGGCTTTTCGGTGCCGCCGCTGCTGTGTGCGATGATGATCATGACCGGCGACCGGCGGATGATGGGCGCACGGCGCAACGGCTGGCTGACCACCATGCTCGGCTGGATCACGGTGCTGGTCACCTTTGCCGCGGCGATCGCCCTGATCGTCGCCTGGGCTTCATGA
- a CDS encoding glycosyl hydrolase: MIEAAMIWNEPNNKSHWDPELDPDWAIFADTVARAGNAIHAVNPAITRVLGGMSPIDPAWVRRMEGHGVLDAVDVVAVHGFPLDWNLWSIHEWPAKVAEIEAVTHKPVWVTEVGVGSFGAEEVQVFGLRRTAELLLGRVPRVFWYSLFDLPMEWGATTRHREAEGSSYYRHFYMGLIRPDGTPKPALEDYAKVAGEMGLMQWFHFEDPRLDDAVAWMKRLGTKKLRTGLSWADSFRPNATDWFDRQMEALADLDVTVTFCFTPEHLGVAPHHTSPAREPQAFADFCAWMIDRYAPASTSVPAVAAE, translated from the coding sequence ATGATCGAAGCCGCGATGATCTGGAACGAGCCGAACAACAAGTCGCATTGGGACCCGGAACTCGATCCCGACTGGGCGATCTTCGCCGATACGGTCGCGCGTGCCGGCAACGCGATCCACGCGGTCAATCCGGCGATCACCCGCGTGCTGGGCGGCATGTCGCCCATCGATCCGGCCTGGGTGCGCCGCATGGAAGGGCACGGCGTGCTGGATGCGGTCGATGTCGTCGCGGTGCACGGCTTCCCGCTCGACTGGAACCTGTGGTCGATCCACGAATGGCCGGCCAAGGTCGCCGAGATCGAGGCGGTGACGCACAAGCCCGTCTGGGTGACCGAAGTCGGCGTCGGCTCCTTCGGGGCGGAGGAGGTGCAGGTGTTCGGCCTGCGTCGCACCGCCGAGCTGCTGCTCGGCCGCGTGCCGCGCGTCTTCTGGTATTCGCTGTTCGACCTGCCGATGGAATGGGGCGCCACCACCCGCCACCGCGAGGCGGAAGGGTCCAGCTATTACCGCCATTTCTACATGGGGCTCATCCGCCCGGACGGTACGCCGAAGCCCGCCTTGGAGGATTATGCCAAGGTGGCGGGCGAGATGGGGCTGATGCAGTGGTTCCATTTCGAGGACCCCCGGCTGGACGATGCCGTCGCCTGGATGAAGCGGCTGGGCACGAAGAAGCTGCGCACCGGGCTGAGCTGGGCGGACAGCTTCCGGCCCAATGCGACCGACTGGTTCGACCGCCAGATGGAGGCGCTGGCCGATCTCGACGTCACCGTCACCTTCTGCTTCACGCCCGAGCATCTGGGCGTCGCGCCGCATCATACCAGCCCGGCGCGCGAGCCGCAGGCCTTTGCCGATTTCTGCGCATGGATGATCGACCGCTACGCACCGGCATCGACCAGCGTCCCTGCGGTGGCGGCGGAATGA
- a CDS encoding TIGR04290 family methyltransferase → MATIADKALREQVAALGPWFHNIDLGDGLWTAPDHFLGNYPGFKFDRFAHALPADLTGKSVLDIGCNAGFYSVEMKRRGADRVLGIDSDDRYLAQARLASRALGFEGVEFRNLSVYDVGALGERFDLVIFMGVLYHLRHPLLALDLIREHVAGDMLLFQTMQQGSRDAYDAPADHPFHKPGTHQPPDFFDDAAYPKMHFIERAFANDWTNWWAPNRACSEAMLRAAGFRIEAHPENEVYLCRVSDIPYAEYGPAAVYPNKGEETR, encoded by the coding sequence ATGGCGACGATCGCCGACAAGGCTTTGCGTGAACAGGTGGCCGCGCTTGGGCCGTGGTTCCACAATATCGATCTGGGCGATGGGCTGTGGACCGCGCCCGATCATTTCCTGGGCAATTATCCGGGCTTCAAGTTCGACCGCTTCGCCCACGCCCTGCCTGCCGACCTGACCGGCAAGTCGGTGCTCGATATCGGCTGCAATGCCGGCTTTTATTCTGTCGAGATGAAGCGGCGCGGCGCCGACCGGGTGCTGGGGATCGACAGCGACGACCGCTATCTGGCGCAGGCGCGGCTGGCGAGCCGGGCGCTGGGGTTCGAGGGTGTCGAGTTCCGCAACCTGTCCGTCTACGATGTCGGTGCGCTTGGTGAACGGTTCGACCTCGTGATCTTCATGGGCGTGCTCTATCACCTGCGCCACCCGCTGCTCGCGCTGGACCTGATCCGGGAGCATGTCGCGGGCGACATGCTGCTGTTCCAGACGATGCAGCAGGGGTCGCGCGACGCCTATGACGCGCCGGCCGACCATCCCTTTCACAAGCCGGGCACGCACCAGCCGCCCGACTTTTTCGACGATGCCGCCTATCCGAAGATGCATTTCATCGAGCGTGCCTTCGCCAACGACTGGACCAACTGGTGGGCACCGAACCGCGCCTGTTCGGAGGCGATGCTGCGCGCCGCCGGGTTCCGGATCGAGGCGCATCCGGAGAACGAGGTCTATCTCTGCCGCGTCAGCGATATACCCTATGCCGAATACGGCCCTGCCGCCGTCTATCCGAACAAGGGGGAGGAAACACGATGA
- a CDS encoding histidine phosphatase family protein, whose product MTATILFIRHAAHAHLDVRLSGRLPGVPLSEAGLAQAAALGAALVGQGITRIECSPLTRTCQTAQAIADACGLPAPTMVDALVEIDMGDWTGAAFGTLHGPAWDAWNNRRGTARIPGGETMAEAQARIVGHIERLARDADGQVIALVSHSDMIRAGVAHVLGLSLDNLLRFDIAPASVSRAVVGDWGAKLLSLNERMC is encoded by the coding sequence TTGACCGCAACGATCCTTTTCATCCGCCATGCGGCGCATGCTCATCTGGATGTACGTCTTTCGGGGCGCCTGCCGGGCGTACCCTTGAGCGAGGCCGGCTTGGCGCAGGCGGCCGCCTTGGGGGCGGCGCTGGTCGGTCAGGGGATCACCCGCATCGAATGCAGCCCCCTGACCCGCACCTGCCAGACGGCGCAGGCGATTGCGGACGCGTGCGGTCTTCCGGCGCCGACCATGGTCGATGCGCTGGTCGAGATCGACATGGGCGATTGGACGGGGGCTGCATTCGGCACGTTGCACGGCCCCGCCTGGGATGCATGGAACAACCGGCGCGGCACGGCGCGCATCCCCGGTGGCGAGACGATGGCGGAGGCGCAGGCCCGCATCGTCGGCCATATCGAACGGCTGGCGCGCGACGCCGATGGGCAGGTGATCGCGCTGGTCAGCCATAGCGACATGATCCGCGCCGGCGTCGCGCATGTGCTGGGCCTGTCGCTCGACAATCTCCTGCGCTTCGACATTGCCCCGGCCAGCGTCTCGCGCGCCGTGGTCGGCGACTGGGGTGCCAAATTGCTGAGCCTGAACGAGAGGATGTGCTGA
- a CDS encoding SDR family NAD(P)-dependent oxidoreductase: MSETVLITGGAGFIGRFVADELLARGNRVRVLDSLIEQVHGQVDRPPLLNDEVELIRGDVRDGDAVSRALDGVDSVVHLAAEVGVGQSMYEVERYTSTNDVGTAVLFEKLIDKPVRRVVTASSMSIYGEGLYRDADGNLVEDAERRGLRDGLSNWEPVDGQGRPLSPVATPEWKRPNLASIYALNKYVQERTTHIMAAPYGIEGVCLRLFNVYGPGQALSNPYTGVLAIFASRLLNGQQPMIFEDGEQRRDFVHVSDVARAFADSLTLPQAVGGTFNIGSGHDRSVTEVATELARAMGKNDLTPEVVGKARIGDIRHCFCDTGLAAEKLDFRATQDFTRGLAELAEWVAEQTAEDKVATMRAELEKRGLVA; encoded by the coding sequence ATGAGCGAGACGGTTCTCATCACCGGCGGCGCCGGCTTTATCGGCCGTTTCGTTGCCGATGAACTGCTCGCCCGCGGCAACCGGGTCCGCGTTCTCGACAGCCTGATCGAGCAGGTGCACGGGCAGGTGGATCGCCCCCCGCTGCTGAACGACGAGGTCGAGTTGATCCGCGGCGACGTGCGCGACGGCGATGCGGTGTCGCGCGCGCTGGACGGGGTGGACAGCGTCGTCCACCTCGCCGCCGAAGTGGGCGTCGGCCAGTCGATGTACGAGGTGGAACGCTATACCTCGACCAACGATGTTGGCACCGCGGTGCTGTTCGAGAAGCTGATCGACAAGCCGGTGCGCCGCGTCGTCACCGCCTCGTCCATGTCGATCTATGGCGAGGGGCTGTACCGCGATGCGGACGGCAATCTGGTTGAGGATGCCGAGCGCCGGGGCCTGCGCGACGGTTTGTCCAACTGGGAGCCGGTCGATGGGCAGGGGCGGCCGCTATCGCCGGTGGCGACGCCCGAATGGAAGCGTCCGAACCTTGCCTCGATCTACGCGCTCAACAAATATGTGCAGGAGCGCACCACCCACATCATGGCCGCGCCCTATGGCATCGAGGGCGTGTGCCTGCGCCTGTTCAACGTCTATGGTCCAGGGCAAGCGCTGTCGAACCCCTATACCGGCGTGCTGGCGATCTTCGCCTCGCGCCTGCTCAACGGCCAGCAGCCGATGATCTTCGAGGATGGCGAGCAGCGCCGCGACTTCGTCCATGTGTCGGACGTGGCGCGCGCCTTTGCCGACTCGCTGACGCTGCCCCAGGCGGTCGGCGGCACGTTCAACATCGGATCGGGGCATGACCGCTCCGTCACCGAAGTGGCGACCGAACTGGCCCGCGCGATGGGCAAGAACGACCTGACCCCCGAGGTCGTGGGCAAGGCGCGGATCGGCGACATCCGCCACTGTTTCTGCGACACCGGTCTGGCCGCCGAGAAGCTGGATTTCCGCGCGACGCAGGATTTCACGCGAGGACTGGCCGAGCTGGCCGAATGGGTCGCCGAGCAGACCGCCGAGGACAAGGTGGCGACGATGCGCGCCGAACTGGAGAAGCGGGGGCTGGTGGCGTGA
- a CDS encoding NAD-dependent epimerase/dehydratase family protein yields the protein MSDDRPILITGGAGFIGSNLADRLAGEGHRIRVYDALARAGVEQNLHWLQSRHGDRIEARIADIREQDALADAAADAKAVFHLAAQVAVTTSLVDPVDDFTINIAATLSLLEMLRKRGDATPLIFASTNKVYGDLADLDFAASDNGYAPVDAAIRDHGIGEDRPLDFHTPYGCSKGAADQYVLDYARSYGVPTAVLRMSCIYGHRQMGTEDQGWVAHFLIRALEGRPITLYGDGQQVRDILDVSNAVDAYVRAWANIDRVSGQVFNLGGGADNAVSLRTLLAYIGTLIGQDVAIDYADWRAGDQRYFVADTRKAEAALGLGAKVPWREGVANLARWLASERRLNLPVGDMTALAS from the coding sequence GTGAGCGACGACCGGCCCATCCTGATCACGGGCGGCGCTGGCTTTATCGGTTCGAACCTCGCGGACCGGCTGGCGGGCGAGGGGCACCGCATCCGCGTCTATGACGCGCTCGCCCGCGCCGGGGTCGAGCAGAATCTGCACTGGTTGCAGAGCCGGCACGGCGACCGGATCGAGGCGCGGATCGCCGATATTCGCGAGCAGGACGCGCTCGCCGATGCCGCTGCCGACGCCAAGGCGGTGTTCCATCTGGCCGCGCAGGTGGCGGTGACCACCAGCCTGGTCGACCCGGTGGACGACTTCACGATCAACATCGCGGCCACGCTGTCGTTGCTGGAGATGCTGCGCAAGCGGGGCGATGCGACGCCGCTGATCTTTGCGTCGACCAACAAGGTTTACGGCGATCTGGCCGACCTGGATTTCGCCGCGAGCGACAATGGCTATGCGCCGGTCGACGCCGCGATCCGCGACCATGGAATCGGCGAGGACCGGCCGCTCGACTTCCACACGCCCTATGGCTGCTCCAAGGGCGCGGCCGACCAATATGTGCTGGATTACGCGCGCAGCTACGGCGTGCCGACCGCGGTGCTGCGGATGAGCTGCATCTACGGCCACCGTCAGATGGGGACAGAGGATCAGGGATGGGTCGCCCATTTCCTGATCCGCGCGCTCGAAGGGCGGCCGATCACGCTTTATGGCGACGGGCAGCAGGTGCGCGACATCCTCGACGTGTCGAATGCGGTCGATGCCTATGTGCGGGCCTGGGCCAATATCGACCGGGTGTCGGGGCAGGTGTTTAACCTTGGCGGCGGCGCGGACAATGCGGTCAGCCTGCGTACCCTGCTCGCCTATATCGGCACGCTGATCGGGCAGGACGTGGCGATCGACTATGCGGACTGGCGCGCGGGCGACCAGCGTTATTTCGTCGCCGACACGCGCAAGGCGGAAGCGGCCCTGGGGCTGGGCGCGAAGGTGCCGTGGCGCGAGGGCGTGGCGAATCTGGCGCGCTGGCTGGCGAGCGAGCGCCGGTTGAACCTGCCGGTCGGCGACATGACGGCGCTGGCGTCGTGA